The Dickeya poaceiphila DNA window GGATACTGAACTGGTCAGCGAAGCCCTGCCGATGTTGCAGGAGTGCTACCGCCACTTGCAGCAGCCGGATGGTTGGGCGGCATTTTTGCGCCGCTGTGTTGAAGAAAAAAGTGGTTCTACTGCGGATCTTATGATGGCTGATGTGCTGGAACAGTATGAAAGTACCGAGTCTGCACAAAATTACGTAACCCGCCAGTTGCAGCGCCATCCCACCATGCGGGTATTCCACCGCTTGATCGACTACCATCTGCGTGAAGCGGAAGATGGCCGCGCCAAAGAGAGCCTGCTGGTGCTGCGTAACATGGTTGGTGAGCAAATTCAGGCCAAACCACGCTATCGCTGTCATAAGTGCGGCTTCACTTCCCAATCGCTCTACTGGCATTGCCCGTCGTGCCGGTCCTGGGACAGCGTAAAACCTATTCGTGGGCTGGACGGGGAGTAGTCCGATTGGTGCCATTCGTCACGGGTGATTCGTGGATGGAATTAGTTACAACATACTATTGTTTGCTGACTTCATGCACAGGTCAGGCAATGGCGCAGTTTGGCATTTACCAGCAGGGGCGGGTAGAATGCGCGGCGGAAATGATTAACTCACTCAGGCTTAACGACGGGAGCGCACCAGTGAACGGCTCAGATACTTCTTCAAACACCACGGCTACAGGTTCTCCGATTGTTGTTGCGCTGGATTACGCTGAGCAGCGTGCCGCTTACGAGTTTGTTGATCGCATCGACCCAAAAGACTGTCGGTTAAAAGTCGGTAAAGAGATGTTCACGTTGTTCGGGCCGCAACTGGTCAACGATCTGCAACAACGTGGTTTTGAGGTGTTTCTGGACCTTAAGTTTCATGATATTCCCAATACCACCGCCAGAGCTGTGGCCGCTGCGGCGGATCTGGGTGTGTGGATGGTGAATGTGCACGCCAGCGGCGGTACTCGCATGATGACGGCGGCGCGTGAAGCGCTGATACCGTTTGGCAACAACGCGCCGTTACTGATAGCGGTGACGGTGCTGACCAGCATGGATGAAGCGGACCTGCAAGGGTTGGGAATTAGCCTGTCGCCAGCAGAACAGGCGGAAAAACTGGCTCGTCTGACGCAACAGTGCGGTTTGGATGGCGTGGTTTGCTCCGCTCATGAAGCTGTGCGGTTAAAGCAGGTTTGCGGTGCGGATTTTCGGTTGGTTACTCCGGGTATTCGTCCGGCGGGCAGCGATGCAGGCGATCAGCGGCGGATCATGACGCCGCAGCAGGCGCAACAGGCTGGTGTGGATTATATGGTGATTGGCCGTCCGATTACCCAGTCCGCTGATCCGGCCCAGACCCTGAAAACGATTCTGGCTTCGCTGGGGGGAAAATAATGCGTGATGATAACAGCCGCCTGGTGTATTCCACTGAGATCGGGCGTATTGACGAACCAGCACAGAAAGCGGCGCGCCCTAAGGGCGACGGCATTGTACGCATTCAGCGTCAGACCAGTGGGCGTAAGGGAAAAGGCGTATGTCTGATTACCGGCGTCGATCTGGATGACTCGG harbors:
- the pyrF gene encoding orotidine-5'-phosphate decarboxylase, with the translated sequence MINSLRLNDGSAPVNGSDTSSNTTATGSPIVVALDYAEQRAAYEFVDRIDPKDCRLKVGKEMFTLFGPQLVNDLQQRGFEVFLDLKFHDIPNTTARAVAAAADLGVWMVNVHASGGTRMMTAAREALIPFGNNAPLLIAVTVLTSMDEADLQGLGISLSPAEQAEKLARLTQQCGLDGVVCSAHEAVRLKQVCGADFRLVTPGIRPAGSDAGDQRRIMTPQQAQQAGVDYMVIGRPITQSADPAQTLKTILASLGGK
- the yciH gene encoding stress response translation initiation inhibitor YciH, whose protein sequence is MRDDNSRLVYSTEIGRIDEPAQKAARPKGDGIVRIQRQTSGRKGKGVCLITGVDLDDSALEALAAELKKKCGCGGALKDGVIEIQGDKRDQLKQLLEARGMKVKLAGG